A genomic segment from Odontesthes bonariensis isolate fOdoBon6 chromosome 8, fOdoBon6.hap1, whole genome shotgun sequence encodes:
- the LOC142385689 gene encoding uncharacterized protein LOC142385689, whose protein sequence is MNSGYFHVCLEFKSTNTVEPNSLQDNDEALSKTANREKPHSCDQCGKAFSRKSALISHQRIHSGVKPFSCGQCGKAFTDKCDLITHQRIHGGVKPFICGQCGKAFTQKSDLITHQRIHSGVKPFSCGQCGKAFTQKSTLITHQRIHSGVKPFSCGQCGKAFTKKSTLITHQHIHSGVKPFSCGQCGKAFTQKSGLITHQRIHSGVKPFSCGQCGKAFTDKSDLIRHQRIHSGVKPFICGQCGKAFTDKSDLIRHQRIHSGDKPFSCGQCGKAFTQKSDLITHQRIHSGVKPFSCGQCGKAFTQKSGLISHQRIHSGVKPFICGQCGKAFTDKSDLIRHQRIHSGVKPFSCGQCGKAFSQKSALISHEHIHSGVKPFSCDQCGKAFTQKSTLITHQRIHSGVKPFLCGQCGKAFTQKSELIRHQRIHSGVKPFSCGQCGKAFTDKSVLITHQCNHSGVKPFICGQCGKAFSQKSALISHEHIHSGVKPFSCDQCGKAFTQKSTLITHQRLHSGVKPFLCGQCGKAFTQKSTLITHQRNHSG, encoded by the exons ATGAACTCAGGATATTTCCATGTTTGTCTG gAGTTTAAAAGCACAAACACAGTGGAACCTAATTCCCTTCAGGATAATGATGAAGCTCTATCAAAAACAGCAAACAGAGAAAAACCacacagctgtgaccagtgtgggaagGCATTTAGTCGGAAAAGTGCCTTAATatcacatcaacgtatccacagtggagttaaacctttcagttgtggacagtgtgggaaggcttttactgataaatgtgacttaataacacatcaacgtatccacggTGGTGTTAAACCTTTtatttgtggacagtgtgggaaggcttttactcagaaaagtgacttaataacacatcaacgtatccacagtggagttaaacctttcagttgtggacagtgtgggaaggcttttactcagaaaagtaccttaataacacatcaacgtatccacagtggagttaaacctttcagttgtggacagtgtgggaaggcttttactaaGAAAAGtaccttaataacacatcaacatatccacagtggagttaaacctttcagttgtggacagtgtgggaaggcttttactcagaaaagtggcttaataacacatcaacgtatccacagtggggttaaacctttcagttgtggacagtgtgggaaggcttttactgataaaagtgACTTAATAAGACATCAACgcatccacagtggagttaaacctttcatttgtggacagtgtgggaaggcttttactgataaaagtgACTTAATaagacatcaacgtatccacagtggagataaacctttcagttgtggacagtgtgggaaggcttttactcagaaaagtgacttaataacacatcaacgtatccacagtggggttaaacctttcagttgtggacagtgtgggaaggcttttactcagaAAAGTGGCTTAATatcacatcaacgtatccacagtggagttaaacctttcatttgtggacagtgtgggaaggcttttactgataaaagtgACTTAATaagacatcaacgtatccacagtggagttaaacctttcagttgtggacagtgtgggaaggcttttagtCAGAAAAGTGCCTTAATATCACATGaacatatccacagtggagttaaacctttcagttgtgaccagtgtgggaaggcttttactcagaaaagtaccttaataacacatcaacgtatccacagtggagttaaacctttcctttgcggacagtgtgggaaggcttttactcagaAAAGTGAATTAATaagacatcaacgtatccacagtggagttaaacctttcagttgtggacagtgtgggaaggcttttactgataaaagtgtcttaataacacatcaatgtaaccacagtggagttaaacctttcatttgtggacagtgtgggaaggcttttagtCAGAAAAGTGCCTTAATATCACATGaacatatccacagtggagttaaacctttcagttgtgaccagtgtgggaaggcttttactcagaaaagtaccttaataacacatcaacgtctccacagtggagttaaacctttcctttgcggacagtgtgggaaggcttttactcagaaaagtaccttaataacacatcaacgtaaccacagtgga